From Lycium ferocissimum isolate CSIRO_LF1 chromosome 12, AGI_CSIRO_Lferr_CH_V1, whole genome shotgun sequence, one genomic window encodes:
- the LOC132038995 gene encoding UPF0057 membrane protein At4g30660-like: protein MEITCALVFEVLLAILLPPLGVCVRKGCCTVEVLICVVLTILGYIPGIIYALYAILWVEREPPSDQYESLAP from the exons ATGGAGATAACATGTGCACTTGTCTTTGAAGTTTTACTAGCAATCTTGCTTCCTCCTCTTGGTGTTTGTGTTCGCAAAGGGTGTTGCACT GTGGAGGTCTTGATTTGTGTGGTGTTGACCATCTTGGGATATATTCCTGGAATTATCTATGCTCTTTATGCAATCCTGTGGGTTGAGCGTGAACCACCATCCGATCAATATGAGAGTCTTGCACCTTGA
- the LOC132038996 gene encoding UPF0057 membrane protein At2g24040-like translates to MEITCAIVCEILLAILLPPVGVCLRHGCCTMEFLICLVLTILGYVPGIIYALYAILCVERGPPSDHYDALA, encoded by the exons ATGGAGATAACATGTGCAATTGTTTGTGAAATTTTACTAGCAATCTTGCTTCCTCCTGTTGGTGTTTGCCTCCGCCATGGTTGCTGCACT atggagttcttgaTTTGCTTGGTGTTAACCATCTTGGGATATGTTCCTGGAATTATCTATGCTCTTTATGCAATCCTTTGTGTTGAGCGCGGTCCACCATCCGATCATTATGACGCTCTTGCTTGA